The segment GGGCCGAGCCACCGGTGTGCATCGATCTCGATGGCTGTGAGGCGCTGGATTCGACGATGCTCGGACTGCTCCTGCAGCAAAGCGCCGATCTCATGCTGCACCAACCGAATCCGCGGGTGCTGGGCCAGCTCCACGAGATGGGCGTGCTGCACTTGTTTAAAATCAGTCACGACCCGTGTCCGCAGCCGCAGGTCGCGATGGCGATCACGCCCGCTGAATCCAAGCAGGCGTGCTCCGACCTGATCCTGTCGGCGCACGAGGCGTTGATGGAGGCCTCGGCGAGAAACCGGGAGAAGTTCAGGGACGTCGTCGAATCGTTACGTCAGGAAAACGCCGCCGCGGTGCATGCGCCGCCGAAGTAAATTCGAAGCACGAAGTCCGGAATTAGAAATAGATCCGGAGTTCGAAATGGCTTGTAAGGTGGAGCCCGCCATCCCGGCGGGCTGAGTTGGTTGCGGCTCGGTTTCAAGCATGCCGGGACGGCAGGCTCCACCGAATGGGAGCGGGCGAGACGCCCGCGCTCCCCAGGCGAACAGGCTCTCAGCTCTGGGCTCTTAGCTCTCGACTCGTCAGTACACCTTTTCGTCCAGCAAGGCGAAGAGCTCGGCTTCGGTGATCCGGCTTTGCTTCATGCTGTCGCGTTCGCGGAGCGTGAACGTGTCACCGGGCTTCTCGATCGTGTCGAAGTCGATCGTGACGCACCACGGCGTGCCGATCTCGTCCTGCCGGCGATAGCGCCGGCCGATCGCGCCGCCGTCGTCGTAGAACGCCGCGTACTTCCGCTTCAGTTTCGCGTAGAGGGCCTTGGCGCGCTGCGTGAGCTGCTCCTTGTTCTTGAGCAGCGGCAGCACGGCCACCTTCACCGGCGCGATGCGCGGCGAAAGCTTTAGGACGATGCGCTTCTCCATCTTGCCCTTCTCGTCCGGAGCCTCGTCTTCGGTGTAGGCCGCGCAAAGCACGGCGAGGAAGATGCGGTCAACGCCGACGGCGGGCTCGATCACGTGCGGCACGAAGCGCTTCTTCGACGGCTCGTCGAAATATTCCTGTGACTTGCCGGACGCCTGCGCGTGCTGGTTGAGGTCGTAGTTGCCGCGGGCGGCGATGCCCCAGAGCTCCTGCACGCCGAAAGGATACTTGAACATGATGTCCACCGTGCCTTTCGAGTAGAACGCGAGCTTTTCCTTCGGATGCGAGAAGAACGACAGGTGCGACTCGGGCAGCCCGATCGAGATCAGCCAATTCCTGCACCAGTCGATCCACTCCTGGTGGCACTTGGCCCAGTCGGCGTCCTCGTGGATGAAGTATTCCATCTCCATCTGCTCGAACTCGCGCGAACGGAAGATGAAGTTGCGCGGCGTGATTTCGTTGCGGAAGGACTTGCCGATTTGCGCGATGCCGAACGGCAGCTTCACGCGACCGGTGTCGACGACGTTCTTGAAATCGACGAACATGCCCTGCGCCGTCTCGGGCCGCAGGTAAGCGACCGCCGAGGAATCGCGCATCGGGCCTACGTAGGTCTCGAACATCATGTTGAACGCACGCGGCGGCGTCAGGCTGCCCGGTTCGCCGGTGGCGGGCGAGGGGATCAGTGCGATCTCTTCGGGCTTCGCTTCGGTCATGTCCTTGGCGACGACGGGCGCGAGCTGGCCTTGGATCGCCTTCTTGCGCTTGAAGTTCTCGGCGGCCGCCTGGAGTTCGCCCGTGGTGTTCTCGCTCTCGAGGGCGGAAACGTAGCCGACGGTTTTGTCGTCCACCACGACCGGCGCGAAGAAGAGCTGATCGGCGCGAAAGCGCTGCTTGCTCACCTTGCAGTCGATGAGCGGATCGGTGAAGCCGGCGACGTGACCCGAGGCCTCCCAGACCTTCGGGTGCATGATGATCGACGACTCGAGGCCGACGACGTCATCGCGGCGGCGGA is part of the Opitutus terrae PB90-1 genome and harbors:
- a CDS encoding glycine--tRNA ligase translates to MSEKPASAETTMDNLVALAKRRGFVFQSSEIYGGLNGFFDYGPLGVELKKNIRDCWWNDMVRRRDDVVGLESSIIMHPKVWEASGHVAGFTDPLIDCKVSKQRFRADQLFFAPVVVDDKTVGYVSALESENTTGELQAAAENFKRKKAIQGQLAPVVAKDMTEAKPEEIALIPSPATGEPGSLTPPRAFNMMFETYVGPMRDSSAVAYLRPETAQGMFVDFKNVVDTGRVKLPFGIAQIGKSFRNEITPRNFIFRSREFEQMEMEYFIHEDADWAKCHQEWIDWCRNWLISIGLPESHLSFFSHPKEKLAFYSKGTVDIMFKYPFGVQELWGIAARGNYDLNQHAQASGKSQEYFDEPSKKRFVPHVIEPAVGVDRIFLAVLCAAYTEDEAPDEKGKMEKRIVLKLSPRIAPVKVAVLPLLKNKEQLTQRAKALYAKLKRKYAAFYDDGGAIGRRYRRQDEIGTPWCVTIDFDTIEKPGDTFTLRERDSMKQSRITEAELFALLDEKVY